The genomic window TTCGAGCGCGTTCTAGATCTCTTCCAGGAGTCGTTTCCGCAGGTTGTGCTGGTAGGAAACCAGGGGGAGCGCTTTGAAGGGTACGGGGTTCGCGTCCTTCCCGACCTCGTCCCCGGCAGCTCGCTGGGCGGTATCTACACGGCGCTTGCCTCTGTGCAGACCGAATGGGTTTTCGTGGCGTCGTGCGACCTACCCTTCCCGAGCCGCGCGGTCCTGCATTATCTCTGCTCGCTCTCGGAAGGGTGCGACGCCGTCGTCCCCAGAACCGAACACGGCTATGAGCCGCTCTTCGCGCTTTACTCGCGCCGCTGCCTGCAGCCGATCGACGAGCTGTTGCAAAGCGGCGATTGCTGCGCCTACGCCTGGTATCCCAAGGTGAGGGTCAGGGAAGTGGGACCTGAAGAGATCGCCGCACTCGATCCTGCCGGGATCGCCTTCATCAATCTGAACACGCCGGAAGACATAGAAAAGACAGGAGAGACCCAATGACGGTAAAGGCAGTATCCTTCGTGGCAAAATCGAACACCGGAAAGACCACCCTACTGGAAAAGGTCATCGCCCACCTGAAAGAACGGGGTTACAAGGTGGGGGTCATAAAGCATGACGCGCACCGCTTCGACATCGACCATCCGGGCAAGGACAGCTACCGCCTCACCGCGGCTGGCGCCGACACCATGCTGATCTCGTCGCCGGAGAAGCTCGCCATCGTGAAGAAACACACCCAGTCCCCCCCCATCGAGGAACTCATCGAGACCTACTTTGCGGACCTGGACATCGTCCTGACCGAAGGGTTCAAGAAGAGCGGCATGCCCAAGATCGAGGTGAACCGTCAGGAGAGAAGCACGGAACTGCTCTGCCGCGGCGAAAATCACGACCCCACCCTCGTGGCGGTCGCAAGCGACGCCGATTTGGCGCTCGACGTGCCGGTATTGGACCTGAACGACCCCAGCGCCGTCGCCGACT from Geomonas ferrireducens includes these protein-coding regions:
- the mobA gene encoding molybdenum cofactor guanylyltransferase, with translation MPETEALDITGAILVGGKSRRMGRDKALLEFRGRPLFERVLDLFQESFPQVVLVGNQGERFEGYGVRVLPDLVPGSSLGGIYTALASVQTEWVFVASCDLPFPSRAVLHYLCSLSEGCDAVVPRTEHGYEPLFALYSRRCLQPIDELLQSGDCCAYAWYPKVRVREVGPEEIAALDPAGIAFINLNTPEDIEKTGETQ
- the mobB gene encoding molybdopterin-guanine dinucleotide biosynthesis protein B; this encodes MTVKAVSFVAKSNTGKTTLLEKVIAHLKERGYKVGVIKHDAHRFDIDHPGKDSYRLTAAGADTMLISSPEKLAIVKKHTQSPPIEELIETYFADLDIVLTEGFKKSGMPKIEVNRQERSTELLCRGENHDPTLVAVASDADLALDVPVLDLNDPSAVADFIEETFLQ